A region from the Rhodamnia argentea isolate NSW1041297 chromosome 7, ASM2092103v1, whole genome shotgun sequence genome encodes:
- the LOC115756240 gene encoding uncharacterized protein LOC115756240 codes for MKRHSSWNIALFVGSMMMLLGPIATVAQYESAVGDPGMRRDGLRVAFEAWNFCNEVGIEAPGMGSPRAADCFDLSGRHRHRKSARFHKNVTLRHKVTEVDNRLGLGSSFPGLSTDVLNNANLYAAHKELYLGSLCEVQDIPKPWHFWMIMLKNGNFDTNSGLCPQNGKKAAPFSPGKFPCFGIGCMNQPILNHRQTQILGNGTMRGGFNGTYELGADVTDGIDDISFYEVIWEKKIGAGSWVFHHKLKTSKKYPWLMLYLRADATKGFSGGYHYDTRGMLKTLPESPNFKVRMTLDIKRGGGPKSQFYLIDIGSCWKNNGEPCNGDVLTDVTRYSEMIINPKTRSWCSPTSLGSCPPYHITPDNKRIHRNDTDNFPYSAYHYYCAPGNAKFLESPASTCDPYSNPQAQELVQLLPHPAWAGYGYPATQGDGWIGDGRTWELDVGGLSSRLYFYQDPDTTHARRIWTSLDVGTEIFVSDKDEMAEWTLSDFDVLLTST; via the exons ATGAAGAGGCACTCTAGTTGGAACATTGCGCTCTTCGTCGGAAGCATGATGATGCTTCTTGGTCCTATCGCAACTGTGGCTCAATATGAATCTGCAGTCGGTGATCCTGGAATGAGAAGAGATGGTCTCAGAGTCGCCTTCGAAGCTTGGAATTTCTGCAATGAAGTTGGCATTGAAGCTCCTGGTATGGGGAGTCCAAGAGCAGCTGATTGTTTTGACCTCTCAGGCAGACACAGACACAGGAAGAGTGCAAGATTCCACAAAA ACGTCACTCTGAGACACAAGGTCACAGAGGTTGATAACAGACTAGGATTAGGCAGTTCTTTCCCTGGTTTAAGCACAGACGTCCTAAACAATGCAAACCTCTATGCTGCGCATAAGGAGCTTTATCTGGGTTCTCTCTGTGAAGTCCAAGACATCCCGAAACCATGGCACTTTTGGATGATCATGCTAAAAAATGGCAACTTCGACACGAACTCTGGCTTATGTCctcaaaatgggaaaaaagcgGCTCCTTTTAGTCCTGGAAAATTTCCATGCTTTGGAATCGGGTGTATGAACCAACCTATTCTGAACCATCGGCAGACTCAGATTCTAGGAAACGGTACTATGAGAGGAGGTTTCAATGGGACTTACGAACTGGGTGCGGACGTCACGGATGGTATAGATGATATCTCATTCTATGAAGTAATTTGGGAGAAGAAGATCGGTGCGGGGAGTTGGGTATTCCATCACAAGCTCAAGACTTCAAAGAAGTATCCATGGCTGATGCTGTATCTCAGAGCTGATGCAACCAAAGGGTTCTCTGGTGGGTACCATTACGACACCAGAGGGATGCTCAAAACT CTTCCAGAGTCACCAAATTTCAAAGTTAGAATGACATTGGACATCAAAAGAGGTGGAGGCCCCAAGAGCCAGTTCTACCTCATAGACATCGGCAGCTGCTGGAAGAACAATGGCGAACCGTGCAACGGGGACGTGCTCACCGACGTCACAAGGTACAGTGAGATGATCATCAACCCGAAGACCCGTTCCTGGTGCAGCCCCACGAGTTTAGGCAGTTGTCCTCCGTACCACATCACACCAGATAACAAAAGAATTCACAGGAATGACACCGATAATTTCCCCTACTCGGCATATCACTATTACTGTGCACCCGGGAATGCCAAGTTTTTGGAGAGTCCCGCGAGCACGTGCGATCCTTATAGCAATCCCCAGGCACAAGAGCTTGTTCAATTGCTGCCTCACCCTGCGTGGGCCGGATATGGGTATCCAGCCACACAAGGTGATGGTTGGATCGGAGACGGAAGAACTTGGGAGCTCGATGTTGGTGGCCTATCGAGCCGACTCTACTTCTATCAG GATCCAGATACTACTCATGCTAGAAGAATTTGGACATCTCTTGATGTCGGCACGGAGATTTTCGTCAGCGACAAGGACGAAATGGCAGAGTGGACTCTCAGCGATTTCGATGTTCTTCTCACATCAACTTAA